The Tolypothrix sp. NIES-4075 DNA segment TATCCAAGATGGCAAAACTGGCTTTTTGGTAGAACCGGATAGCATTTCTGAGTTGGTAAATGCTACCCACCGTCTTGATGAAATTAACCGTCAAAATTGTCGCGCTGACGCAGAAGCTGAATTTTCTTTAGAAGCGTTAGGTTCGCGCTTTGAAAAATGGTTTAAAGAGGTAATAGGTAATTGGTAATAGGTAATTGCTCTTTGTTGTTGAGAACTAAATAATTATTAATGCAATCTCAAATCGAAAATTCTAAATCTAAAATTGTTCCGCCTTTTCTCAAACCTGGTGATTTACTGCGAGTAATTGCGCCTAGCGGTGCTTTGCGAGAATTTGCGAACTTTGAACGCGGGGTGGAAATTTGGCGATCGCGTGGTTACAAAGTAGAAATATCTCCCCAGATAGATGAGAAATGGGGCTATTTAGCAGGTAAAGACGAAACCCGCCGCAACCAACTAGCAGCAGCATGGCAAGATCCAGAATGTCGCGGTATCCTCTGCGCTAGAGGTGGTTTCGGTAGCACCCGCATTTTAGAAAATTGGAATTGGGGAGGAGGGGAGTGGGGGAGTGGGGGACAGGGAGGACAAGGAGGACAAGGAGACAGGGGGAGTGGGGGACAGGGGGACAAGGAGAATAATTCTTCTTTCCCCCCATCCCCCCCCCTCCCCATCCCCCCCTCTCCCCACTCCCCACTCCCTAAATGGTTGATTGGTTTTTCTGACATCACTGCGCTATTGTGGAGCTTGGAAAAAGTTGGAATTTCTGGTGTTCATGCACCTTTGCTGACAACTTTAGCTTCGGAACCAGATTGGTCAATTCAGCGTTTGTTTGATTGGGTGGAAGGTCGTCCTATCGCTTCTTTGAAAGGTTCTGGTTGGGGTGGAGGTGTGAAAAGTGGTATTTTACTACCAGCTAACTTGACGGTAGCGACTCATCTATTGAGTACACCATTTCAACCGAATTTAGATAATGTGATTTTGGCATTTGAAGATGTGACAGAAGCACCTTACCGCATTGATAGAATGCTGACACAATGGCGGATGAGTGGTGCTTTATCAAAAGTTAGTGGAATTGCATTGGGTAGCTTTACGAAATGTGAAGCACCTGATAATGTCCCCAGTTTGAGTGTAGAAGAAGTTTTGCGCGATCGCTTGAGCGATTTGGGTATTCCCGTTGTCTCCAATTTACCATTTGGTCACGAAGCACCTAACGCAGCTTTACCAGTCGGTGTTATGGCAACTTTGGATGGAGATGAAGGTCTTTTAAGTGTAGGAGTATCGGTGACAGATTAAGATTATGGAAACAAGTTCAATAGATTCCTTGTCTCCTGCGATCGCACGATAAGACCTCTCACCGCTAACATCAAATATAGGTAATATTGCTACTTTTGTCATGTTCTGATTTCAAAGTCGCTTGTTTCTCAATTGTATATTTGATGGTATTGTATTGGGACTTACCTTAATCCTTGCTGTTTCAAAAGTTCATCTACCCAAGCTACACTCTTTACTGACATGGCAGGTACAGGTTCTTGAGCATAGTCAATTACCAAATCATAGTTCCCTTCGTTGTATAATTCACTAATTAATGTTTGTATTTCAAGTAATGGCTCTGTATCGCCTTCACGTAAAGGTAAGGGAAAAGAAGGTATCGGATTTTGCAAATTAAAAGCATATAAATCTGCTTTGGGACGCTTGGATGCACGGCTAACCAAAATCCTATAGTCAGTTTGAATATTATTTTGTAGTTGTTGAATTGGCTTACCATCTCGCAGCAAATCAACTTCAACTAAATTCGTATAACTTCCTAATACCTGTAACCGTTTTTTTACATAGGCATTTCGTCCTTCTCCCGGACGTTTATTTTTAGGAGAAAGGATTTCAATTACAGTTACGACTTCTTGCGTCGCTACATCTCGCACTTCTAAGTAAGTCTCTTTGACTGTTTCCGGCATCGTAACATCAACTGTCACAGCTTCAACTACTGGAGATGCAACAGCAATACTGGTTGGTTCTGGTAACGGCATTTTTTGTATACTCTGGACTGCTACATCTGCAACACCTACCAAAAGTGAATCTTCATCTATTGTTTGATATACTCGTTTTTCAATCGCAACTTTGTACTTTGGGCGCAATTGAGGATTCAGTCTCCGGAAAATTGCTGCTATGAGAAGATTATGAATTTCTGACCAAAATAGTGGATTTTCTAAATATGGGTTCATTCCTGGAAATGGTGAAACAGCCCTCGTATTAACGGTTTCCGGAGATAGGGGACTGTCGAACTCGGAGAATGAAGCCATTACAGCACCTCAAAAAAAATTACACCCTACCGAGAATACATAGGGGTGCTAGGGTACTAACTAATTATATCCAAACCAGTTTGTGCAACTACACTTTTGCAATAAGAGCAAAAAATTGTAGCCCGTACTCCTCAATTTTTTCTAAATTATCCTGCGATCGCACTCGTTGAAATGGATGTGTTGCGCGATCGCTTGAGCGATTTGGGTATTCCCGTTGTCTCCAATTTACCATTTGGTCACGAAGCACCTAACGCAGCTTTACCAGTCGGTGTTATGGCAACTTTGGATGCAGAGCATGGAATATTGGATATCACACAATAACATCTATCAGCTATCAACTTCACCCCACTTACGGTAGCAACGACCTGTAATCAAGTAAGGGTGAAAAACCTCTAAGAAGTTACTTTGAAGTGTCTCAAAGAAGGTGTTTACTACTTTAAGGTCATCTATATGAAAGGGAAACTCTTGATTAAAACCTTTAAAGAAATACCAGTTTAGGATAATCTTGCCCTTAGGTGTCAAAGCTTGATGGAACTGTAGTAACTGCTGGGTGGGGTCTGGTAAATGCTCTAAAACGTCAAAGCACATAATTGTATCAAAAGTCTCTTTTGAGGACATCTCATGGCAACAAAAGATTTTTTTACTCAGCCCCATCTGCTCGGCACGATACCGAACAAAATCAAAATTAATCGGATTAATATCGCAATAGATCACTTGCTCAACTTGAGGGCAAAGGGCAGCGGCAATTGTATGAGTCCCAATACCACCGCCGAAATCTAACACTCGACCTTGGGCATGATCTGCAATCAACCGCAGCGTATTCCCAATATATTCACGACTTGCTAGATGCCACGCTCCCAATTCAAATAAGTAAAACTCTCCTACCTTCTCACTATAAAAAGCAGTTGCTTTTTCCCAATCAAAATCTTTGTGGCTTAACTCTGCCAGTTGTTGCTGACCGGCTTCTAACTTCTTTTCTAGTGTTTCTGAATCTAATAGCAGAAATTGCTGTAGATGCTGCTTTAAATTAAAAGCATCTTGCCAATAGCTACTTAATGAAGGCGTAGTATAAAGTGAAATCATAACTTTTTCTACAAAAATCAAACCACAAATGTTATCTTTTTTCTGCTATATACTACCACGAAAAATGTCCTATTTTAAACATCTTTTTGTAAGTATCTAATATTTTATTAAGCTTGAAAAAATTATCTGGAGTCCCGACTCCAATATTATGTATAAACTTTATGCGATCAAGACCACACCAGCAAGATAGCAAGCTGCACTCAAGTTTTTAGAGTATGTTTTGAGTGCAGAATTCACTCACATAATAAAGTATCGGGATTTTTTTGTCAGTTAACCTCAAAGCTGCGAGGTACAGGTGGAGTTAGCCTTCAATATCTCCCAAACCTAAGCGATCTAAAATAAAAGCGTAGTCAAAAGCTAATTCTTTTAAGCTTTCATAACGCCCAGATGCGCCACCATGTCCAGCGCTCATGTTAGTTTTAAGTAAGAGAATATTGTTATCTGTCTTCAATTCTCTTAATTTTGCTGTCCATTTGGCTGGTTCCCAGTATTTAACGCGAGAATCATTTAAGCCCGCAGTTATGAGTATATCTGGGTAATCTTTCGCCTCAACGTTATCATAAGGCGAGTAAGATTTCATGTAGTCGTAATAAACTTTGTCGTTGGGATTACCCCATTCTTCCCATTCCATCGCGGAAAGGGGCAATGAAGTATCTAAAATAGTAGTCACGACATCTACAAATGGGACATCAGCAACTACTACCTTGAAAAGATCGGGACGCATATTTATGACTGCACCCATCAATAAACCACCTGCGCTACCCCCGGAAATAACTAGGCGATCGCTTTGTGTCCATTTCTCGGCAATCAAATATTCTGCACAGGCGATAAAATCTGTAAAGGTATTTTTTTTCTGCAAAAATTTACCATCTTCATACCATTTTCGCCCCATTTCTTCGCCACCGCGAATATGAGCGATCGCATACACCATTCCCCGATCTAACAGCGTTAATCGAGTTGATGAAAACATCACCGGGTAAGAATATCCGTAAGATCCATATCCTGTGAGAAACAAGGGATTTTTACCATCTTTGTTGGTTCCTTGTTTGTAAACAATAGATATAGGGATTTGTGTTCCATCTTTCGCTGTAGCCATCAGCCACTCACTTTTATAGTGGCTTTTATCATAGCCACCGAGGACTTCTGTTTCTTTTTTCAACTCTCGCTTATCTGTTTCCATGTCGTAATCAAAAACAGATAATGGTGTGATTAAAGATGTGTAATTGAAGCGGAGAATATTTGTGTTAAATTCTGGGTTGTTTCCTTCATAAAAGGTATATGTAGGTTCTGGAAAAGTAATATTACTTTCCTTGCCTGTAGATAAGTTTTGCACTCTTGCAGTTTGCAATCCCGCTTTTCTTTCATAAATTACCAAATGATTGGTAAACAAACTTACTCCTGATAGCATCACATCTTCGCGATGGGGAATTACAGTTTGCCAATTTTCTTTATTCGGGGTTGCTACGGGGGTTTTCACCAATTTAAAGTTGGTTGCTTCATCGTTAGTAACGATGTAAAAATAATCGCTGTGATGTTCAACATCGTATTCCATGCCTGTAGTGCGTGGATGAATTATCTGAAAATCACCTGTAGGATTATTCGCATCTAAATAATGAATTTCCGTGGTGATGCTGCTATGCAAAATCATCAAGATGTATGCTTCACTACGGGTTTTTCCCAAGTCTAAATTGTAAGTATCATCAGGCTCGTGGTAAATTAAAACATCTTCAGTTGTCGGTGTTTGTAAAGTATGGCGAAATAGTTGATAAGGACGATTTGCCGTGTTTATTTTGGTATAGAATACCGTTTGATTATCGTTACCCCAAGTGAAAGAAAAATAAGTTTCCGGTATAGTTTCGGAATACAACTCAAATGTGTTCAAATCCAGAAAGAAAAGGGTGTATTGTTCCGAGCCGCTAGTATCAGTTGAATAAGCTAAAATTTGATGATTAGGACTGATTTGAAATACACCTAAGCTGAAAAATTCATGCCCCTGCGCTAGTTCATTTTGGTCTAACAGCACTTGTTCTGTTGCGTCGAGACTGCCTTTTTTGCGACAGTGAATCGGGTAAGCTTTTCCTTCTTCGGTGCGAGAGTAATAGTAATAATCATCTTTGCGGAATGGCACTGATAAGTCAGTTTCTTGAATCCGCGCCAACATCTCATTATAAAGCTTTGTTTGCAAAGCTTCAGTATGTTGCATCATGCTTTCTGTGTAAGCGTTTTCGGCTTCCAGATAAGCGATCGCCTTCTTATTATCGCTTTCGCGCAGCCAAAAGTAATCGTCAATTCGGCGATCACCGTGTAACTCCAAAACTTGCGGTTGTTTCTCAGCAATTGGCGGGTTCACAATATGTTGTAAACGGTTATCTTTATTCATATTTTTTCACCTTGATCAGAATGTGCAGCAATTACACTCCTAGTTATGATGAACTAGAAATACCATTAGTGTGGCGCGATTTTTTCAATCTACACAACCCAATGGCTGGTACAACTCCTAGAATCACCGCAGTAAGTCCTTGTCCACTCAAATACAATATCTGAGTCCGGTTTGCTTCGGGAATAAAATCTTGCACCACCGAAAGCAACCAAATCGAGATACTGATGAAGAAAAATGAAACCGAGGGTAAAAAAGTCCACCACCAAGCATCTTTTGTGTAGCGTCGCAAAACCATAAATTGGCAAAACCCCAGCCAAATTCCCGAAAAAATATATAAAAAAGTTGACAAAATACCCAAAATAACAGTTTGATTAGCAGATAAAGTTAAATTTGATGATGCAGCGATCGCACTAATGTAGCTTATCCACGCTGTAGAAACGCTATTGGCAATCAGCCAACCGAAACTAGTAGCCAGCAGCCACAACCAACCGGATACATATCGACGCACGACGATCGCTTGATCTGCGCCAAAAATTAAGGCAAAAATTAAATTACTGCTGAAGCTTTTACCCAAAGAGTACCACGTCAGATGTTGCTGGAAAATGCTTGGTGGTATTGTTTCGACAATAGTTTTTTCTAAAGCGATGCTGGCAATTCCACCTACCACCCATCCTAAAAGCGTCAAAATCGAAAATTGGATAAAGAAACTCCGACGCTGCGATCGCGGTATCAACAGCATTTGCCGCTGAGAATCGTTTGAAGTCAAGGTAAAATCAGAATTATGGGTTTGCATATCTGGGGAGTGGGGAATTGGGAATTGGGCATTGGGAATTGGGCATTGGGCATTGGGCATTGGGGAAGGCTGGGGGAACCCCACCCCTACATGTGGAAAAATTTATTCTACTCCCCCTCCCNNNNNNNNNNNNNNNNNNNNNNNNNCCTCTCCCCCCCTCCCCCCCTCCTCTTTTCCGGCAAGCGACTGAAAAAGCGTAATCCCAGAATGATAAGCTAAACAGTGGCATAAAAAAACGACTTAGGATGAAGTGTTAAATGGGTCTTTCCTTAAGCGCTCCTCATCTCCTACGAGCTGCTCGTGGTGAAGTGTTAGATCGTCCTCCAGTATGGATGATGCGTCAAGCTGGAAGATATATGAAAGCGTATCGAGATTTACGCGAAAAGTATCCATCGTTTCGCGATCGCTCGGAAATTCCCGAAGTAGCGATTGAAATTTCTTTACAACCTTGGCGAGCTTTCCAGCCTGATGGAGTAATTCTATTTTCCGATATTGTGACGCCTCTACCCGGTTTGGGCATTGAAATGGATATTGCTGAAGGCAAAGGTCCAATTATTCAATCACCCCTTCGCTCTCAAGCACAAATCGATCAACTGCGTCCTTTAGAACCAGAAGCATCCCTGCCATTTATCAAAACAATTTTGCAGGCGTTGCGTCAAGAGGTGGGCAATCAATCAACGGTGTTGGGCTTTGTCGGGGCGCCGTGGACTTTAGCAGCTTATGCTGTGGAAGGAAAAGGTTCTAAAACCTATTCCGTGATTAAAAATATGGCTTTCTCAGATCCGACGGTTTTGCATCAATTGCTGGCAAAATTTGCGGATGCGATCGCTATTTATGCTCGCTACCAAATTGACTGCGGCGCTCAAGTAGTACAATTGTTCGATTCCTGGGCAGGTCAACTCAGCCCCCAAGATTATGACGTTTTTGCTTTGCCATATCAACAAAGAGTGTTTGAACAAGTCAAGCAAACTCATCCAGATACACCGTTAATTCTGCTAGTTAGCGGTAGTGCAGGTGTGTTGGAAAGAATGGGAAAATCCGGTGCGGATATTGTCACTGTAGACTGGTCAGTAGACATGGCAGATGCACGGGCAAGATTGGGCAAAGAAGTAAAAGTGCAAGGAAATCTCGATCCGGGTGTACTGTTTGGTTCCAAAGAATTTATTCGCGATCGCATTTATGATACCGTTCGCAAAGCAGGTAATTGGGGTCATATTCTCAACCTTGGTCATGGTGTGCTACCCACAACCCCAGAAGAAAATGTCGCTTTCTTCTTTGAAACAGCAAAACAACTGAGTTTAACAGCGGTTACTTAACGTTGTTTGTTGCTAATGACTAATAGTGAACTAGCTACACGCTCCCTGACGGTACAGTGTAAGCTAGTTCACGAAAAATATTTTGGGATTATGGTTCAAACAATACAGGCTAAAGAAATTACCCTACTTGATTTAGAGACCAGCTTTAGACTCGAATTTGTTGAGGATGAGCAATTTTTTAGAGAGTGGCAAGATAACTTACCAGAAATTACCAACTCGGAAAAACAACAGCTAGACCGAGTTAAGGCAAGTTATGCCAATTTGCTCAAGTACCCTCCTCTGCTGGAAAACACTGTCAAGATGGTGGTGTTGTCTCCCTTGTTGGATTTAGCAGACTTTTATCTATCTCCGTTTCATGTCAAATCTGAAAAATCTGTAGAAGTTTCTGTTGAAGATGAAGGTTTAAGGGTCAAAGGGCAGATTGATATCTTAGTTTTGTTTGAACAGCTAGTAGTAGTAGTTATAGAGTCTAAACAAGCAGCTTTTTCCGTAGAGGTGGGCAAACCACAGCTGCTAGCTTATATGCTGGCAGTCTCTAACTCAGATAAACCAGTATACGGATTAATCTCCAATGGCAGTAGTTTTATTTTTGTTAAATTAATAAAACAAGAAACACCAAAATATGTCTTGTCTCGCTTGTTCTATATCTTCAATCCGGGAAATGAATTATATACGGTTTTGAGTGTGTTGAAGCGTCTGGGGCAATTGACGAGAAATGCAGTAAATTTCCAGAGATAATTCGACGATTAATATTTACTTAATATACTTTTAACCTTTAAGTAGTAACCTTAAATTTAGTTAGACCAAGTATTAAATTACACAAAATAAATTTTGGTCTGATACACTTCTGCCTTTAACACCAGGGTTTTTGCTTTTCGACATCCCACTGAAGATGGGTCGATGCCTTGTGCATGAAAGCGAGAGAAGTATAGTTGCGAATTATACATCTTCTATCGCTGATATCAAGTGCTATGCGAATTCTACCAAATGCACCTCAACTCACAATAGCTAATAATTTTTATGGCAGCTACAAATCTTACTCCCGGAGATATTGGAATTGTTGGCTACATCACTAACGGTAGTCCAGATTCCTTTTCCATTGTGAATTTTGTACCGATTAATGCAGGTACGGTGATTTATTTTACCGATAACGGCTGGACTGGTTCAGCTTTTAGAGGAGTCGCTGCAAATGATGCTGACGGTAACGAGAACTTAATTAGATTTACGGCTAATGCTGACATTCCTGCTGGTACAGTTATTCGCAGCATTGATACATCTGGTAATTATACTTGGACAACCTCAACTTCAATTGGAGCCGGAGGCAACTATGCTAATCTAAGTTTAAGCCAGGATGGTGAGCAAATCGCCGCCGTTCAATCGACTAACACCACAAATCCGCTTTTTTCAGGCTTTACCGCAATTTCTCAAATTGACAACACGGGTGCTTTTGAAAATGCAACTAGTTCAACGACTGGTAATATAATTCCGGGGTTGTCACAAGCTGATAATACAGCGGTTCTGTTCAACACTTCAGCGACTTACGCTGCTTTTAATTTAAATACTCTAACTACTGGTACAAAAGCCGAGTGGTTAGCTGCAATTAGCAATCCGAATAACTGGACTTTTAACAACAGTGCTACTAGTTTACCAACTGGTACTATTACTCTCAGCGGTGCATCTGTGTCGCTTCCTGACTTAATCATCAGCCAAACTGATTCTCCCGATCCTGTGGCTGTTGGTAATCCTCTCACTTATACCGTAAACGTAGGTAATAGTGGGGGTGCAAATGCAAGCGGTATCAGTGTAGATTATACGCTGCCCAGTGGCGTGACCTTTGTTAGTACAGATGTCTCTAATAATTTCACCGCAAGCGTTGCCGGTGGTGTCGTTACCTTTTCTGGTGGTAGCATCAATTCTGGCAGTAGTGCCACATTGAAAGTAACAGTTACTCCAAATTCAACAGGTACTCTCACTAGCGGTACAGCAACTGTAGATCCGCTTAATGCGATCGCAGAAAGCAACGAAAGCAATAATAGTGCGATCGCCATCACCACCACAGTCAATTCTACTACTTCCACTAACACCGCTCCCACAATTCAGGCTGATATTACCAATACACCCACCGATCCAGAGTTAACTACTGCCTTTCTCAGCATTCCGGCAAATAGTTTGGCAGCAAATCCGGCAGCATTTGTTAGCGGTGTAATTAACGATCCCACCGATCCAGCTAGGACATTGGGAATCGAGTTTAATGTTAATGATGCAGAAACCCCAAATAGTTTGACTGTAACTGCAATTAGTAGCAATCAAGCAGTTGTCCGCAATAGCGACTTAATTATTTCCGGTAGTGCAGACGATCGCAATCTCAAGATTAACCCTGTGGGAGTAGGTTTCGCCGATATTACTGTTACAGTTAGTGATGGTTCTTTAAGCAATTCCTACGTAATTAAATACGGTGCTTCCGCTGCTTCTAATACTCCGGCAACTACCCGCTTTCTTACCGGCACAAGCGATGCATCTACAGCGATCGCGATCGACTCTAATTATGTGTTGGTTGGAGACGATGAAAATCAGGTGCTTCGACTTTACGATCGCAATAATTCAGGTTTACCCGTCAAAGGATTTGACTTTACCTCAGCTTTAGGTCTAACCCAAACCGACAATGGCACCCTCCGAGAAGTTGATATTGAAGCTTCCGCTCAAATTGGCAACCGTATTTTCTGGTTGGGAAGTCAAAGTAACGCTGCTAATGGTAATCTGCGTCCTAACCGCTACCGTTTATTTGCGACCGATGTATCTGGAACTGGTGCTGACATTAACTTGACTTACGCAGGCAGATATGATAATTTGCGGACTGATTTAATCGCTTGGGGAGATGCCAATGGTTACAACTTCTCGGCGAGCGCTGCTAGTGGTAAAATTCCCGAAGATCCTGCTCTTGATGGTTTCAACATTGAAGGTTTAACCATCGCCCCCGATAATACTACAGGCTACGTTGCTTTTCGCGCTCCGAACGTTCCAACAAGCGATCGCACAAAAGCGCTGATTGCACCTATTACCAACTTCGCTTCTTTGGTGACAGGAACAGCCACCAGTGCTATTATAGGCGCTCCCATTGAACTTGATTTAGGCGGACGCGGTATTCGCGAAATTAAGCGCAACGCTAGTGGGGAATATCTAATTATCGCAGGTCCAGCCGATGCAGCCACAGGAACTGCTCCTAAAGACTTCCGGCTTTACACCTGGACTGGTAATTCTACTGATGCCCCCGTCTTACGCGCAGCAGATTTAACAGCCTTAAATTCCGGAGGAAGCTTTGAATCTATCGTTGACTTACCCAGTTCATTCTCCAACACCAGCCAAATTCAATTATTAGTTGATAACGGCGATACTGTCTGGTATAATGACGGTCAGCAAGCTAAAGACTTAGCACAAAACAACTTTAAGAAGTTCCGCAGCGATATTGTTACCTTAGGCGCTCCCGTTGCTCCTGCTGTTCGCATCCATGACATTCAAGGTGCAGCGCATATCTCCCCCTTGAATGGTCAAATAGTTAACAATGTGCCGGGTATTGTAACAGCGATCGCCTCCACGGGCTTTTATCTGCAAGACCCCAACCCCGATAATAATGATGCCACCTCTGAAGGTATTTTCGTCTTCACGTCCTCTGCACCAACAGTAAGTGTCGGCAGCTCGATTTTAGTTAGCGGTACAGTGAGTGAATTCCGTCCTGGTGGTTCGGCTAATAACCTCACCATTACTGAGATTGTCAGCCCAACGATTACCACGCTGTCAACTAACAATCCTCTCCCAGCTGCCACCATTCTTGGTAACGGTGGAAGAACAATTCCCACTACAGTAATTAGTAATGATGCTGTAAATGGTAATGTCGAAAATGCTGGTACATTGTTTGACCCCGCTCAAGATGGTATCGACTTCTACGAAAGCCTCGAAGGGATGCTGGTTCAGATTAACAATCCGGTAACTACGTCTCGAACCAACGTTTTTGGTACTTCTGAAGAAATTTGGGTACTGGCAGACAACGGAGCCAATGCCACCAGCCGCACTGCTCGTGGTGGTAGCCTGATTACACCCAGCGATTTCAACCCAGAGCGAATTCAGATCGATGATTTGAACAATTCTCTGGTATTACCGTCTGTCGATGTGGGTGCCCAACTCAGCACAATTACCGGGGTTGTTAATTACGACTTCAACAACTACGAAGTTTTGGTTTCCACAGCTCCGACAGTCGTACAGGCATCTACTCTGCAAAAAGAAGTTAGCAACTTGACACCCCTCGCTAACCAACTCACCCTTGCGACCTTTAACGTAGAAAACCTTGACCCTGGTGAT contains these protein-coding regions:
- a CDS encoding CARDB domain-containing protein, yielding MAATNLTPGDIGIVGYITNGSPDSFSIVNFVPINAGTVIYFTDNGWTGSAFRGVAANDADGNENLIRFTANADIPAGTVIRSIDTSGNYTWTTSTSIGAGGNYANLSLSQDGEQIAAVQSTNTTNPLFSGFTAISQIDNTGAFENATSSTTGNIIPGLSQADNTAVLFNTSATYAAFNLNTLTTGTKAEWLAAISNPNNWTFNNSATSLPTGTITLSGASVSLPDLIISQTDSPDPVAVGNPLTYTVNVGNSGGANASGISVDYTLPSGVTFVSTDVSNNFTASVAGGVVTFSGGSINSGSSATLKVTVTPNSTGTLTSGTATVDPLNAIAESNESNNSAIAITTTVNSTTSTNTAPTIQADITNTPTDPELTTAFLSIPANSLAANPAAFVSGVINDPTDPARTLGIEFNVNDAETPNSLTVTAISSNQAVVRNSDLIISGSADDRNLKINPVGVGFADITVTVSDGSLSNSYVIKYGASAASNTPATTRFLTGTSDASTAIAIDSNYVLVGDDENQVLRLYDRNNSGLPVKGFDFTSALGLTQTDNGTLREVDIEASAQIGNRIFWLGSQSNAANGNLRPNRYRLFATDVSGTGADINLTYAGRYDNLRTDLIAWGDANGYNFSASAASGKIPEDPALDGFNIEGLTIAPDNTTGYVAFRAPNVPTSDRTKALIAPITNFASLVTGTATSAIIGAPIELDLGGRGIREIKRNASGEYLIIAGPADAATGTAPKDFRLYTWTGNSTDAPVLRAADLTALNSGGSFESIVDLPSSFSNTSQIQLLVDNGDTVWYNDGQQAKDLAQNNFKKFRSDIVTLGAPVAPAVRIHDIQGAAHISPLNGQIVNNVPGIVTAIASTGFYLQDPNPDNNDATSEGIFVFTSSAPTVSVGSSILVSGTVSEFRPGGSANNLTITEIVSPTITTLSTNNPLPAATILGNGGRTIPTTVISNDAVNGNVENAGTLFDPAQDGIDFYESLEGMLVQINNPVTTSRTNVFGTSEEIWVLADNGANATSRTARGGSLITPSDFNPERIQIDDLNNSLVLPSVDVGAQLSTITGVVNYDFNNYEVLVSTAPTVVQASTLQKEVSNLTPLANQLTLATFNVENLDPGDGATSFNNLANRIVNNLRSPDIISVEEIQDNNGATNNGVVDATTTYNTLINAIASAGGPTYQFRQINPVNNQDGGEPGGNIRVGFLFNPDRVQFVDRPGGGSTTDTTVNNVGGVPQLSASPGRILDTDPSNGNAFVNSRKPLVGEFLFNGQTVFVVGNHFNSKGGDQPLFGPNQPPVLSSEVQRNQQATEVRDFVQSILTINPNANVVVAGDLNDFEFSNPLSILEGGGLNTLIETLPQNERYTYNFEGNAQTLDQVLVSNNLFGKLNGFDAVHINSEFADQDSDHDPVLARFDLINVINGTSGRDTLIGTAFGDRIIGGLGGDILTGGGGQNEFVYTNIRESGDTITDFTPGSDKIVLTQLLDSLVAGGYNGLNAIADGYVQLIQGSTANSTTLQIDQDGPLGSGIFRPFIQLDNVSVTAMNNLNNFVF